From the Gordonia bronchialis DSM 43247 genome, one window contains:
- a CDS encoding TetR/AcrR family transcriptional regulator produces MAISRSPEGGEVQRAPRARMTGAQRRLQLIEVARGLFAERGFEGTSIEEIAQRAGVSKPIVYEHFGGKEGLYAVVVDREMETLLEMVTQSLTRNRSLYRIQQVALALLTYMEERTDGFRILVRGDSAASTSETATYSSLLNDAISQVEHILAGDFERRGFDPSLAPLYAQALVGMVSVTAQWWLDVREPSKEVVAAHLVNLCWNGLTRLDPNPVLVESDYAEPKESGAEDV; encoded by the coding sequence ATGGCCATCAGTCGCTCGCCCGAAGGAGGCGAGGTGCAGCGCGCCCCCCGCGCCCGGATGACGGGTGCCCAGCGCCGCCTGCAGCTCATCGAGGTGGCCCGGGGCCTGTTCGCCGAGCGCGGCTTCGAGGGCACCTCGATCGAGGAGATCGCGCAGCGCGCGGGGGTGTCCAAGCCGATCGTGTACGAACACTTCGGCGGCAAGGAGGGACTCTACGCGGTGGTCGTCGACCGCGAGATGGAGACCCTGCTGGAGATGGTCACCCAGTCGCTGACCCGCAACCGCTCGTTGTATCGCATCCAACAGGTCGCCCTGGCGCTGCTCACCTACATGGAGGAACGCACCGACGGATTCCGCATCCTCGTGCGCGGGGACAGCGCTGCGAGCACGAGCGAAACCGCGACGTACTCAAGCCTTCTCAACGATGCCATCAGCCAGGTGGAGCACATCCTTGCCGGCGACTTCGAACGTCGGGGCTTTGATCCCAGCCTCGCCCCGCTCTACGCGCAGGCGCTGGTCGGCATGGTGTCGGTGACGGCCCAGTGGTGGCTCGACGTTCGCGAACCCTCCAAAGAGGTGGTCGCTGCGCACCTGGTCAACCTGTGCTGGAACGGACTGACCCGCCTCGACCCGAATCCGGTACTCGTCGAATCTGATTATGCGGAACCCAAGGAGTCTGGCGCCGAGGACGTTTGA
- a CDS encoding nuclear transport factor 2 family protein, whose protein sequence is MLSIEEISARLEITQVLTDYSTAVDAGRFDDLDRVFVPDARIDYSVMGGIVGDLPAVKTWLGEVLPAFAAYCHLLGNHDITVDGATARSRTLCLNPMQTDTSTHLLGLWYRDEWTLTDDGWRIRSRSLERCFDAQVA, encoded by the coding sequence ATGCTGAGCATCGAGGAGATCTCCGCGCGTCTGGAGATCACGCAGGTTCTGACCGACTATTCCACCGCCGTCGACGCCGGCCGTTTCGACGACCTCGACCGCGTCTTCGTCCCCGACGCCCGCATCGACTACAGCGTGATGGGCGGCATCGTCGGGGATCTCCCCGCGGTCAAGACTTGGCTGGGTGAGGTCCTGCCCGCATTTGCCGCCTACTGTCATCTGCTCGGTAATCACGACATCACCGTCGACGGTGCCACCGCCCGATCACGCACCCTGTGCCTCAACCCGATGCAGACCGACACCAGCACCCATCTGCTCGGTCTCTGGTATCGCGACGAGTGGACGCTCACCGATGACGGGTGGCGGATCAGGTCGCGGTCGTTGGAGAGATGCTTCGACGCCCAGGTGGCCTGA
- a CDS encoding dioxygenase family protein, which produces MSMSASLSEPSSGPVPALFLSHGAPPLVDSEVWVDQLRDLSRELPRPSAILVVSAHWEAAPLTIGSTDASTPLTYDFWGFADRYYETTYWSPGAPDLARTVESLMPDGEPVAHDPDRRLDHGAYVPLTVMYPDADVPVLQISLPTLDPEHLLGLGRRLAPLRDAGVLIIGSGFTTHGLPYLTDRRPEATPPTWSAEFDAWAHERFAAGDVESLIDFRNRAPGMPYAHPTIEHFAPLFVALGASTDPEQQPDQVIDGFWMGLAKRSLVLA; this is translated from the coding sequence ATGTCCATGTCAGCAAGCCTTTCGGAGCCGTCGTCGGGGCCGGTGCCCGCATTGTTCCTCAGCCACGGAGCGCCGCCACTCGTCGACAGCGAGGTGTGGGTGGATCAGCTGCGCGACCTGTCTCGTGAACTCCCCAGGCCGTCGGCCATCCTCGTCGTCTCGGCACACTGGGAGGCGGCCCCGCTGACCATCGGCTCCACCGACGCGAGCACCCCACTCACCTACGACTTCTGGGGCTTTGCCGACCGCTACTACGAGACCACCTACTGGTCGCCGGGCGCACCGGACCTCGCCCGGACCGTCGAATCACTGATGCCCGACGGCGAGCCGGTGGCACACGATCCCGATCGCCGTCTCGACCACGGCGCCTATGTACCGCTGACCGTCATGTACCCCGACGCCGATGTGCCCGTCCTGCAGATCTCGCTGCCGACGCTCGACCCCGAACACCTCCTCGGACTCGGCCGCCGGCTGGCCCCGCTGCGCGACGCAGGCGTCCTCATCATCGGTTCCGGCTTCACCACCCACGGCCTCCCCTACCTCACCGACCGGCGCCCCGAGGCCACGCCACCCACGTGGTCTGCCGAGTTCGACGCCTGGGCACACGAACGCTTCGCCGCAGGAGATGTGGAGTCGCTCATCGACTTCCGCAATCGCGCGCCGGGTATGCCGTACGCGCATCCGACGATCGAGCATTTCGCACCGCTGTTCGTGGCGCTCGGCGCCAGCACCGACCCGGAGCAACAACCCGATCAGGTCATCGACGGATTCTGGATGGGCTTGGCCAAGCGCAGCCTGGTGCTCGCCTGA